A DNA window from Eptesicus fuscus isolate TK198812 chromosome 8, DD_ASM_mEF_20220401, whole genome shotgun sequence contains the following coding sequences:
- the LOC129150080 gene encoding nuclear transport factor 2-like has protein sequence MIMQFLNKNGPHSKGDSQVPGTYDSQPDFSEMEAVLPTQAVGALWWGQGGDEQIWEQIGSSFIQHYYQLFDNDRTQLGAIYIDASCLTWEGQQFQGKAAIVEKLSSLPFQKIQHSITAQDHQPTPESCILSMIVGQLKADEDPIMGFHQMFLLKNINDAWVCTNDMFRLALHNFG, from the exons ATGATAATGCAGTTCTTGAATAAGAATGGCCCACATTCCAAGGGtgactcccaggtcccggggACATAtgactcccagccag ATTTCAGTGAAATGGAAGCAGTGCTGCCAACACAAGCTGTAGGAGCACTGTGGTGGGGTCAGGGAG GAGACGAGCAAATTTGGGAGCAGATTGGATCCAGCTTCATTCAACATTACTACCAGTTATTTGATAACGACAGAACCCAACTAGGCGCAATTTACATTGACGCATCATGCCTTACGTGGGAAGGACAGCAATTCCAAGGGAAAGCTGCCATTGTGGAGAAGTTGTCTAGCCTTCCGTTCCAGAAAATCCAGCACAGCATCACAGCACAGGACCACCAGCCCACGCCAGAGAGCTGCATCCTCAGCATGATTGTGGGCCAGCTTAAGGCCGATGAAGACCCCATCATGGGGTTCCACCAGATGTTCCTATTGAAGAACATCAATGATGCTTGGGTTTGCACCAATGACATGTTCAGGCTTGCCCTGCACAACTTCGGCTGA